In Sander vitreus isolate 19-12246 chromosome 12, sanVit1, whole genome shotgun sequence, the following proteins share a genomic window:
- the ankrd12 gene encoding ankyrin repeat domain-containing protein 12 isoform X4 encodes MAKPGSDRDGAMVDKQAGKKSKDKLSPFTKTPKLDRSELLGKEGKAKSSMKRKLSFTTSPLRTEERDSDTDKDVPDKKKVKKEAGGKKSQAPNLLFGYPLSERKQMALLMQMTANSPDSTPSHPSQTTPVQKKVPSSASSRQKDKVNKRNERGETPLHMAAIRGDAKQVKELISLGADVNVKDFAGWTPLHEACNLGYYDVAKVLIAAGAEVNTQGLDDDTPLHDASSSGHKDIVKLLLRHGGNAFQANKRGERPVDVADSQELEQLLKGEVSLSDQDDSSSESEDPPSVNPSSVDDNMEDSDTEKDSDGKLATKASSSVPGLDEYEFKDEEEEEDFSKALSDRHILRREVRQREKEEKDRNHVAGKQSGKGDSSTKSKKQKTSRVHCSSDTSSDEMESLSEKRSSPTCSQSSESLKADTRSKKENAEQKDKGKVKKKSKSQNKNKENQEDGKENSKTLVLSLATVSESTEKGREEDSFKMSFSPKDDSSVHLFHLSSIKSPKLNHSMTDKQTPLKQENTKLCISISDSSCPVDGVKYNHYTEADYCTEGSSTKGCKHKEKSKHQQKDSSGDGDDGHLSPYKDGSIGNSVDSSEGALRKTDLDGKVVKKHKLKHKEKDKHRREYEAERSRHRQKEARKDGHRNLEFDREFWKENFFKSDETDEHLPVKKEGEDISSLQKTSDSSSVKDERNTKEKHSSSKEKKLREEREKDKAVKKERKEAAGKEEKVKDSKLSEREERVECHGSGRIPEESLQSNSMKEETDEKPISGITADQEQLELSEKGSREKTDKRLPGKEKDSEKMEKRHPDKEKKVKTEHVDKADSQNSVDRWKEKERTGAISSYSPGDKNYKENEKLKTLSTTKKNEDSRKSKDKFDKRSDRERQDREYSVGDHREKERTNSDKKGKPLEKTADHSKSDRSKEKDCDRKKRDKIKDGTLSSSSNLKLLLEEKKSYLSESSKSLSTKSKEEVVRTPEKDRDRRDRDRDSDKHKDKDRHKDRSQQAKISKAKSSETDADKAKSKASPATRDTKPKEKRLVNDDLMQTSFERMLSLKDQEIEQWHRKHLEKIKQKERERLKHRPLVDPGKSKPKDRTKSELCLSKELMRSKSSETSDVQNREKSLKDGTSPRTMSLDGKSLPSINAKVMSAVENCLTRSPRPESERCGLMSRSVSLVSVASSEDSCQATTLTPRHIEYDSDMNLEALDSQSAFLQSSLVIQATRSPSVHDKDCNSLPDVPQSNRTLLPSRHESPYLRAILDEDANSSTEGKAVENLPTPGQPTEELGTRETSAETEQSLNIQQQCMNSVAHSVTEIEGRAPGSLTPQMSNKDPQTLRIFGSLTLPECSGSQAGSTAGSTEQKTLPSSDPPVAKDVQCPTENSKAECSNKYSDQPSTPTACLSAELSELTNTKSLQQREPLAVSGMESVQETESGTVHVSDLKDEPLENADRAEDESMETETFRTDDRGSPLPSTSTHIPSSTAGDSLPGFSQTSTESKLFQEDMDVNDQDCKNSIPSSDTAVSCLDAQMEKKDSMPPASSYSASPEHKAEEMTDVQQSSEHSGAAVSVTTECSSVEGSLATEDLSESTAEASSEPIKVTPADEKPESSSAGEEQSQSTVQSAAQSDSSSSSNSSTCSASRSSSPQSGDRDSDSSGARVKVRSADEDVDVHVPHPRKRKMPKFLSSQLCSTTQQEKERGQQSLAAIVDSVKLEEIQPYQTERANPYYEFLHIRRKIEEKRKVLCSVTPQPPQYYDEYVTFNGSYLLDGNPLSKLCIPTITPPPSLPEQLKEMFKQQEVVRMKLRLQHSIEREKLIVSNEQEVLRVHYRAARTLANQSLPFSACTVLLDAEVYNMPQDVQSDDGKTSVRDRFNARQFMSWLQDVDDKFDKLKTCLLMRQQHEAAALNAVQRLEWQLKLQELDLATYKSTSIFEIPEFYIPLVEVNDDFDLTPI; translated from the exons ATGGCCAAACCTGGGAGCGACAGAGATGGAGCCATGGTGGATAAGCAGGCGGGGAAGAAG AGCAAAGACAAGTTGTCCCCTTTCACCAAAACTCCGAAGCTGGACCGGAGTGAGTTGCTGGGGAAGGAAGGGAAAGCCAAGTCTTCCATGAAGCGCAAGCTCTCCTTCACTACCAGTCCGCTCCGGACCGAGGAGCGAGACTCAGACACAG ATAAAGATGTACCAGACAAAAAGAAGGTGAAAAAGGAGGCTGGGGGCAAAAAGTCCCAGGCTCCCAACCTTTTGTTTGGGTATCCTTTGTCAGAACGCAAACAGATGGCTCTTCTAATGCAGATGACTGCCAACAGTCCAG ACTCTACTCCCAGTCACCCCTCACAAACGACCCCTGTGCAGAAGAAAGTCCCTAGCAGTGCCTCGTCTCGACAGAAGGACAAGGTCAACAAGAGGAACGAGCGAGGGGAGACTCCTCTTCACATGGCAGCCATCCGGGGAGACGCCAAGCAAGTTAAAGAGCTCATTAGCCTGGGAGCTGACGTCAACGTCAAAGACTTTGCAG GTTGGACTCCTCTTCATGAAGCCTGTAATCTTGGTTACTACGATGTGGCCAAGGTCTTAATAGCAGCAGGTGCAGAGGTGAACACGCAGGGTCTGGATGATGACACGCCACTCCATGATGCTTCCAGCAGCGGGCATAAAGAT ATTGTGAAACTGCTGCTACGCCACGGTGGTAACGCCTTCCAGGCCAACAAGCGCGGGGAGCGCCCGGTGGACGTTGCAGACTCTCAGGAGCTGGAGCAGCTATTAAAGGGAGAGGTGTCACTGTCGGACCAAGATGACAGCTCTTCAG AGTCTGAAGACCCTCCATCTGTCAATCCATCCAGTGTGGATGACAACATGGAAGACTCTGATACTGAAAAGGACTCGGACGGCAAACTGGCCACGAAAGCGTCATCGTCTGTGCCAGGGCTGGATGAGTATGAGTTCAaggacgaggaagaggaggaggatttcAGTAAAGCCCTGAGCGACAGACACATTCTTCGCAGGGAAGTACGGCAgcgggagaaggaggagaaagatAGGAATCATGTGGCAGGAAAGCAGAGTGGAAAAGGCGATTCCTCTACAAAGTCCAAAAAGCAGAAGACTTCTCGTGTCCACTGCAGCTCAGATACCTCCAGCGATGAAATGGAGAGCCTTTCAGAGAAAAGGAGTTCCCCCACCTGCTCTCAGAGCTCAGAGAGCCTCAAGGCAGACACACGGTCTAAAAAGGAGAATGCTGAGCAAAAGGACAAGGGCAAAGTCAAGAAGAAGAGCAAAAGccagaataaaaacaaagaaaaccaaGAGGATGGGAAAGAGAACAGCAAAACGTTGGTCCTCTCTCTCGCAACCGTGTCCGAGAGCACAGAAAAGGGTCGGGAGGAGGACTCCTTCAAGATGTCTTTCAGTCCGAAAGATGACTCATCCGTCCACCTCTTTCATTTGTCGTCCATAAAATCTCCCAAACTGAACCACAGCATGACAGATAAACAAACACCACTCAAACAGGAAAATACTAAGCTGTGCATTTCCATCAGTGACAGCTCATGTCCGGTGGACGGTGTCAAATACAACCACTACACGGAGGCAGACTACTGCACCGAAGGCTCCAGCACCAAGGGGTGTAAGCACAAGGAAAAGAGCAAACACCAACAGAAAGACTCCAGTGGAGATGGGGACGATGGTCATTTGAGTCCTTACAAAGACGGCAGCATAGGAAACAGTGTAGACAGCTCTGAAGGTGCCTTACGGAAGACCGACTTAGATGGCAAAGTGGTAAAGAAGCATAAACTTAAACACAAGGAGAAAGACAAACACAGGAGGGAATACGAGGCAGAGCGGAGCCGCCACAGGCAGAAGGAGGCCAGGAAAGACGGCCACAGGAATTTGGAGTTTGACAGAGAATTCTGGAAAGAGAATTTTTTCAAAAGTGATGAGACCGATGAACATCTGCCAGTAAAAAAGGAAGGTGAAGACATTAGCTCACTTCAGAAGACCTCCGATTCCTCTTCTGTCAAAGATGAGAGAAACACGAAGGAGAAACACTCAAGCAGCAAGGAAAAGAAGCTGAGAGAAGAGCGAGAAAAAGACAAAGCTGTGAAAAAAGAGCGAAAGGAGGCTGCTGGTAAAGAGGAGAAGGTAAAGGATTCAAAGTTGAGTGAGCGTGAAGAGAGAGTGGAGTGCCACGGCTCAGGGCGGATTCCAGAGGAGTCGCTGCAGAGCAACAGCATGAAAGAAGAGACAGACGAGAAACCCATAAGTGGGATCACAGCTGATCAAGAACAGCTGGAGCTCTCTGAAAAAGGATCACGTGAGAAAACTGACAAGAGGCTCCCAGGAAAAGAGAAGGATTCagagaaaatggagaaaagGCATCCTGACAaggaaaaaaaggttaaaacgGAGCATGTTGACAAAGCTGATTCACAGAATTCAGTGGATCGTtggaaggaaaaagaaagaacaggagCCATTTCTTCTTACTCGCCTGGAGataaaaactacaaagagaATGAGAAACTGAAAACTTTATCTACAACCAAAAAGAATGAGGACAGCAGGAAAAGTAAAGATAAGTTTGACAAGCGGTCTGATAGGGAGAGGCAGGACAGAGAATATAGTGTTGGGGATCACAGGGAAAAGGAACGCACCAACTCTGATAAGAAAGGAAAACCTTTAGAGAAAACCGCAGATCATAGTAAATCTGATCGTTCAAAAGAAAAGGACTGTGACAGGAAAAAGAGGGATAAAATAAAAGATGGGACTCTTTCCTCAAGCTCCAATCTGAAATTACTTttagaagagaagaagagctATCTGTCCGAGAGCAGCAAGTCCTTATCTACAAAATCAAAGGAGGAAGTTGTGAGAACACCAGAGAAGGATCGCGACCGGAGAGACCGGGACAGAGACTCCGATAAACACAAGGATAAGGACCGGCACAAAGACCGCTCCCAGCAGGCCAAAATCAGCAAGGCCAAATCCAGCGAGACAGATGCCGACAAGGCCAAATCAAAAGCCTCACCAGCAACACGAGACACCAAGCCCAAAGAGAAGAGGCTTGTGAATGATGACTTGATGCAGACCAGCTTTGAGCGCATGCTCAGCCTGAAGGACCAGGAGATTGAGCAGTGGCACCGCAAACACCTggagaaaattaaacaaaaagagcGAGAAAGGCTTAAACACCGGCCTCTGGTAGATCCAGGGAAGTCCAAACCTAAAGACAGAACAAAGTCTGAACTGTGCCTGAGTAAGGAGCTCATGCGCTCAAAAAGCTCTGAAACCTCTGATGTCCAAAACCGAGAGAAATCCCTGAAGGATGGCACCAGCCCCAGAACAATGTCGCTTGATGGAAAGAGTCTGCCCTCTATCAACGCAAAAGTCATGTCAGCTGTGGAAAACTGTCTGACCAGATCACCCCGACCAGAGAGTGAGCGCTGTGGCCTCATGTCCAGGTCCGTGTCCTTGGTTTCTGTCGCTAGCTCAGAGGATTCGTGTCAGGCGACAACATTAACACCCAGACACATTGAATACGACTCTGACATGAACCTGGAAGCCTTAGACTCTCAATCTGCATTCCTCCAGTCTTCCCTCGTCATTCAAGCTACCAGATCGCCGTCTGTTCACGATAAAGATTGCAACAGTCTTCCAGATGTGCCACAAAGTAATCGGACGCTGCTGCCCAGCAGACATGAATCTCCGTACCTCAGGGCTATTCTGGACGAGGATGCCAACTCATCGACTGAAGGTAAAGCTGTTGAAAATCTGCCAACACCCGGTCAGCCTACTGAGGAGCTGGGAACAAGAGAGACCTCAGCAGAAACAGAGCAGAGCCTCAACATTCAACAACAATGTATGAATTCAGTTGCTCATTCAGTCACAGAAATAGAAGGGAGGGCTCCTGGTAGTTTAACACCACAAATGTCAAACAAAGATCCTCAGACACTGAGGATCTTTGGAAGCCTGACACTTCCCGAGTGCAGTGGCTCTCAAGCAGGGTCAACAGCAGGGTCAACAGAGCAGAAAACTCTTCCCTCCTCGGACCCTCCTGTTGCAAAGGACGTCCAGTGTCCGACAGAGAATTCAAAAGCAGAGTGTAGTAACAAGTATTCAGATCAACCATCGACTCCTACAGCTTGTCTATCTGCTGAGCTGTCAGAGCTTACAAACACAAAATCCCTCCAGCAGAGGGAACCACTTGCTGTTTCTGGTATGGAGAGCGTGCAGGAGACAGAATCGGGTACAGTGCATGTTTCTGACCTTAAAGACGAACCTCTTGAGAATGCTGATAGAGCAGAAGACGAGAGTATGGAAACCGAGACTTTCAGAACAGACGATAGAGGAAGTCCGTTACCCTCCACCAGTACGCATATTCCCAGCTCCACTGCCGGGGATTCCTTGCCAGGTTTTAGCCAAACAAGCACTGAGTCCAAATTGTTTCAAGAGGATATGGATGTAAATGACCAAGACTGCAAGAACTCAATACCTTCCAGTGACACTGCAGTTTCATGTCTCGATGCTCAGATGGAGAAAAAGGACAGTATGCCCCCAGCATCTTCCTATAGTGCAAGCCCTGAACACAAGGCTGAAGAGATGACTGATGTACAACAGAGCTCAGAGCACAGTGGTGCTGCTGTTTCTGTTACAACGGAGTGTTCATCAGTTGAGGGCAGCCTGGCTACAGAGGACTTATCTGAATCCACCGCAGAGGCCAGCTCAGAGCCAATAAAGGTGACTCCTGCCGATGAGAAACCAGAGTCATCTTCAGCTGGAGAAGAACAGAGTCAAAGCACCGTCCAATCGGCAGCtcagtctgacagcagcagcagcagcaacagcagcacctGCAGCGCCTCAAGGAGCTCCTCTCCACAATCTGGAGACCGGGATTCTGATTCTTCTGGGGCTAGGGTCAAGGTTCGCTCTGCAGATGAGGATGTGGATGTCCATGTTCCCCATCCACGCAAGAGAAAGATGCCTAAATTTCTGAGCTCCCAGTTATGCTCCACGACTCagcaggagaaggagagaggccAGCAGTCTCTGGCTGCTATTGTAGACTCTGTAAAGCTGGAGGAGATTCAACCCTACCAGACAGAGAGGGCCAACCCTTACTACGAGTTCCTGCACATCCGGAGGAAGATCGAGGAGAAGCGCAAAGTGTTGTGCAGCGTCACCCCCCAGCCACCACAGTATTATGATGAATATGTTACCTTCAACGGATCCTACCTCTTAGATGGGAACCCGCTCAGCAAGCTCTGCATACCAACA ATAACTCCACCTCCATCATTACctgagcagctgaaagagaTGTTCAAACAACAGGAGGTGGTCCGTATGAAACTACGACTACAACACAGCATTGAAAGG GAAAAACTGATTGTTTCAAATGAACAGGAAGTCCTACGAGTCCATTACCGGGCAGCAAGAacactagccaatcagagtctgCCTTTCAGTGCCTGTACAGTTTTATTGGATGCTGAAGTGTACAACATGCCTCAAGACGTCCAG AGTGATGATGGCAAAACGTCAGTGAGAGACCGATTCAACGCCAGGCAGTTCATGTCCTGGCTACAAGATGTTGATGACAAGTTTGACAAACTGAAG